The following coding sequences are from one Hyphomicrobiales bacterium window:
- a CDS encoding pyridoxine 5'-phosphate synthase codes for MTTQLSVNVNAIAYLRNRRDLPWPSVTGLARICLDAGAMGITVHPRPDERHIRTTDVHELKALLQEPTYQHAEFNMEGYPEERFLSLCEAIRPDQVTLVPDDPAQSTSDHGWDVPAHADLLKPVCERMHIFGARVSLFVDADPAMAEPTKVVGADRVELYTGPYGHTFDPVAKAEELAKLKAAAEAAHAAGLGINAGHDLTIDNLPPLIDAAPMIDEVSIGHALTADALTHGYAEAVRLYRAACGQQV; via the coding sequence ATGACCACCCAGCTTTCGGTCAACGTCAACGCCATCGCCTATCTGCGCAATCGGCGCGATTTGCCCTGGCCATCGGTCACGGGACTGGCGCGCATTTGCCTGGATGCCGGCGCGATGGGGATAACCGTGCACCCGCGTCCGGACGAGCGGCACATCCGCACGACGGATGTGCATGAGTTGAAGGCCCTTCTGCAGGAGCCAACCTATCAACACGCTGAGTTCAACATGGAAGGCTATCCCGAAGAGCGGTTCTTGAGTCTCTGCGAAGCCATTCGTCCCGACCAGGTGACGCTGGTGCCCGATGATCCGGCGCAATCAACATCAGATCATGGCTGGGACGTGCCTGCCCACGCAGACCTGTTGAAACCAGTCTGCGAGCGCATGCACATTTTTGGTGCGCGGGTTTCATTGTTTGTCGATGCCGACCCGGCAATGGCCGAGCCGACCAAAGTGGTGGGCGCAGACAGGGTCGAGCTCTACACCGGCCCGTATGGCCACACATTCGATCCGGTCGCCAAAGCCGAAGAGTTAGCGAAGCTGAAGGCGGCAGCCGAGGCTGCTCATGCAGCAGGCCTCGGCATCAATGCCGGTCATGACCTCACCATCGACAATCTACCACCGCTCATCGATGCCGCACCGATGATTGATGAGGTTTCCATCGGCCATGCCCTCACAGCCGACGCCCTCACCCATGGCTATGCAGAAGCTGTACGGCTTTATCGAGCGGCGTGTGGGCAACAAGTATAG
- a CDS encoding PAS domain S-box protein encodes MFGRSSSTQTTRLLTVLENLSASVMVADNDRNIVYINQALISFLTESEGDIQNDLPAFKVEGLVGANIDIFHKDPEHQKRMIAKMDGLFETTITVGGVQFDLIAQPIMNGPKRLGTVVEWRDAADRLARQDYQAQIEAVGRSQAVISFKPDGTIIDANENFLAVAGYSLEEMVGQHHRMFMFEDDVSHQSCEEFWGGLAGGTPRSGEFRRRVKSGEELWIQASYNPLLDSSGKVYKIVKFASDITAEVESRQRRLEAQEVIGRDIGEITGAVSSANQQAATVASSSDQASNNVQAMAASIEELVASVNEINQQVVEASNISRQAEKDAEKTTDTVGSLSEAADEIENVVKLISDIAEQTNLLALNATIEAARAGEAGKGFAVVASEVKSLATQTSKATEEIGLSITRVQTSTGEAVDAIKVISETIMKINEITTVISSAVEEQSATTSEMSSSMQVAADGVRQISEGVRDIADAAQLVDTSIQKVQEASAALA; translated from the coding sequence ATGTTTGGCCGTTCTTCCTCCACGCAGACGACACGTCTGCTGACTGTCCTTGAGAACCTGTCCGCGAGTGTGATGGTCGCCGATAACGACCGTAACATCGTCTATATCAATCAGGCGTTGATCTCGTTTCTGACGGAATCGGAGGGGGACATTCAAAACGACCTGCCGGCCTTCAAGGTCGAGGGACTTGTCGGCGCCAACATTGATATTTTTCACAAGGATCCCGAACACCAAAAGCGCATGATCGCCAAGATGGACGGCCTGTTCGAAACGACCATCACGGTTGGCGGTGTACAGTTCGATCTGATCGCGCAACCGATCATGAATGGTCCAAAGCGCCTTGGCACCGTTGTGGAGTGGCGTGATGCCGCCGACCGTCTGGCGCGGCAGGATTATCAGGCCCAAATCGAGGCCGTCGGCCGCTCGCAGGCGGTCATCTCCTTCAAACCCGACGGAACGATCATCGACGCCAATGAGAATTTTTTGGCCGTTGCCGGCTATTCGCTTGAAGAGATGGTCGGACAACACCATCGCATGTTCATGTTCGAGGATGATGTGAGCCATCAATCCTGCGAAGAGTTTTGGGGCGGCCTTGCGGGTGGAACGCCGCGGTCAGGCGAGTTTCGTCGGCGTGTGAAGTCCGGCGAAGAGCTTTGGATTCAAGCAAGCTATAATCCGCTGCTGGACAGCAGCGGCAAGGTCTACAAGATCGTCAAATTCGCCTCCGACATCACAGCCGAAGTTGAGTCGCGCCAGCGTCGTCTTGAGGCGCAGGAGGTGATCGGGCGCGACATTGGCGAGATCACCGGAGCGGTATCGAGCGCCAACCAACAGGCGGCAACAGTGGCGTCATCCTCGGACCAGGCCTCCAACAATGTGCAGGCGATGGCGGCAAGCATCGAAGAACTCGTCGCTTCGGTTAATGAGATCAACCAGCAGGTTGTCGAAGCGAGCAACATCTCGCGTCAGGCTGAAAAAGATGCCGAAAAAACCACCGACACGGTCGGCAGTCTTTCCGAAGCTGCCGACGAGATTGAGAACGTCGTCAAACTCATTTCCGATATCGCCGAACAGACAAATCTTTTGGCGCTCAACGCGACCATCGAGGCAGCGCGGGCAGGCGAGGCTGGCAAGGGCTTTGCCGTCGTCGCTAGCGAGGTGAAGTCGCTGGCCACGCAAACCAGCAAGGCCACCGAAGAGATCGGCCTGAGCATCACACGCGTTCAGACAAGCACAGGCGAAGCGGTCGATGCGATCAAGGTGATTTCGGAGACGATCATGAAGATCAACGAGATCACGACCGTGATTTCATCGGCGGTCGAAGAACAATCGGCGACGACCAGTGAGATGTCGAGCTCCATGCAGGTGGCTGCCGATGGTGTGCGCCAGATCAGCGAAGGCGTGCGCGATATCGCCGACGCCGCGCAACTCGTCGATACGTCGATCCAAAAAGTCCAGGAAGCATCGGCCGCGCTGGCTTAA
- the ilvC gene encoding ketol-acid reductoisomerase: MRVYYDRDADINLIKDKGVLIVGYGSQGHAHALNLRDSGVKDVRIALREGSATAKKAEGAGFTVMTPAEGAKWADVVMMLTPDELQGDIYADSLAGNMKDGASLVFAHGLNVHFNLIEPRADLDVFMVAPKGPGHTVRSEYLRGGGVPTLIAIHQDATGNAHDIALSYASANGGGRAGIIETTFQEECETDLFGEQVVLCGGMVELIRAGFETLVEAGYAPEMAYFECLHETKLIVDLIYEGGIANMNYSISNTAEYGEYVTGPRIITPETKAEMKRVLEDIQSGKFTRDWMLENKVSQTSFKATRARNAAHPIEEVGEKLRGMMPWISEKALVDKEKN, from the coding sequence ATGCGCGTTTATTACGACCGCGATGCGGACATCAATCTGATCAAGGACAAGGGCGTCCTGATTGTCGGCTACGGCTCACAGGGCCATGCCCATGCCCTCAACCTGCGCGATTCCGGCGTCAAAGACGTGCGCATCGCCCTGCGCGAAGGTTCCGCCACGGCCAAGAAAGCCGAAGGCGCTGGCTTCACCGTGATGACGCCCGCCGAGGGTGCCAAATGGGCAGACGTCGTGATGATGCTGACCCCGGACGAGCTGCAGGGCGACATCTATGCCGACAGCCTAGCTGGCAACATGAAAGACGGTGCTTCGCTGGTATTTGCCCACGGCCTCAATGTGCATTTCAACCTGATCGAGCCACGCGCTGACCTGGATGTGTTTATGGTCGCACCAAAAGGCCCAGGCCACACGGTACGTTCAGAATATCTGCGCGGTGGCGGCGTGCCAACGCTGATCGCCATCCATCAGGATGCGACCGGCAACGCCCACGACATCGCCCTCTCCTACGCCTCGGCCAATGGTGGTGGCCGCGCCGGCATCATCGAGACAACGTTCCAGGAAGAGTGCGAAACCGACCTTTTTGGCGAGCAGGTTGTGCTCTGCGGCGGCATGGTGGAACTCATCCGCGCTGGCTTTGAAACCTTGGTGGAAGCCGGTTACGCGCCAGAAATGGCCTATTTTGAGTGCCTGCACGAAACCAAGCTGATCGTGGATTTGATCTACGAAGGCGGCATCGCCAACATGAATTACTCGATCTCCAACACGGCTGAATATGGCGAATATGTCACCGGCCCACGCATCATCACGCCAGAAACCAAGGCAGAGATGAAGCGCGTTCTGGAAGACATTCAGTCCGGCAAATTCACCCGTGACTGGATGCTGGAAAACAAGGTCTCACAGACCTCGTTCAAGGCGACCCGCGCCCGCAACGCCGCCCACCCGATTGAAGAAGTCGGCGAGAAGCTGCGCGGCATGATGCCGTGGATCAGCGAAAAAGCCCTGGTCGACAAAGAGAAGAACTAA
- a CDS encoding sulfite exporter TauE/SafE family protein codes for MFDQIASAFAALAPETVALAMMIFFLAGIIKGVVGFGMPLFAISLLALTMPLTTAIAANVGPSLVTNVRQAFRGPYLVALFKRLWPFLIPAIGLIWFGIAIQLQVNEAYPGLVLGLLAVAFAAISAMRVQITIRPEAEKPFGFLLGIVNGLMTGVTGIFIIPGGLFLQSLGLTRDELVQALGLLFMLSTAAIGLIFGIKAIMTPDLVLLSALCIPPGLVGLAIGERLRTRLSEEMFRKLFLAGIAILGVSLVLRNGAALLSES; via the coding sequence ATGTTTGACCAAATTGCGTCCGCTTTTGCTGCCCTTGCGCCAGAAACTGTTGCGCTGGCGATGATGATCTTTTTCCTGGCGGGCATCATAAAAGGCGTGGTCGGTTTCGGCATGCCGCTGTTTGCCATCTCGCTGCTTGCGCTGACGATGCCGCTGACCACCGCGATCGCCGCCAATGTCGGCCCGTCCCTGGTGACCAATGTCCGCCAGGCCTTTCGCGGGCCCTATTTGGTGGCCCTTTTCAAACGGCTTTGGCCGTTTCTCATCCCCGCCATTGGGCTGATCTGGTTTGGTATAGCGATCCAACTGCAGGTGAACGAGGCCTATCCCGGGCTGGTGCTTGGCCTGTTGGCGGTGGCGTTCGCGGCGATCAGCGCCATGCGCGTCCAAATCACCATTCGCCCAGAGGCGGAAAAGCCGTTCGGGTTTCTGCTTGGCATCGTCAACGGTCTAATGACCGGTGTCACCGGCATTTTCATCATCCCAGGCGGGTTGTTTTTGCAATCCTTGGGCCTAACGCGCGATGAACTTGTGCAGGCGCTTGGTCTGCTGTTCATGCTGTCGACAGCCGCGATCGGACTGATCTTCGGCATCAAGGCGATCATGACGCCCGATCTGGTGCTTCTGTCGGCTTTGTGCATCCCGCCGGGGTTGGTGGGCCTAGCGATCGGCGAGCGGCTGCGTACGCGCCTTTCAGAAGAGATGTTTCGCAAGCTCTTCCTCGCCGGGATCGCGATCCTCGGCGTTTCTCTGGTGTTGCGCAACGGCGCTGCGCTGCTCTCCGAATCCTAG
- a CDS encoding PhzF family phenazine biosynthesis protein, translating to MPLPYRIYDVFTDTPLAGNPLAVVDLRQSDLSDDDQQKVAKEFNLSETVFLVPTLNPVHTARLRIYTPDRELPFAGHPTIGAAVALARESIADGLSTGLVLMEEKIGLIRAAVRVDGEQSDRDGGFAEFDLVTKPTEKEWTPDKDDVALALGLAPQQIGFENHVPTDFDGGMPYFCVPVHDLEALNSVQPNGPLFAQLFAGGRGHDSVYMYTRETVGADSAFAARMMWPVGGAVREDPATGSGVSSLAGAIVKFDAPMEGRHRLVIEQGFAMGRPSQIELELEMDAAGDLSAARLGGNAVCVAEGTLSL from the coding sequence ATGCCGCTGCCCTATCGCATCTACGATGTGTTCACCGACACGCCGCTGGCGGGCAATCCGCTGGCAGTTGTCGATTTGCGGCAGTCGGACCTTTCCGATGACGATCAGCAAAAGGTCGCCAAAGAATTCAATCTGTCAGAGACCGTGTTTCTGGTCCCGACGTTGAACCCCGTCCACACGGCGCGCTTGCGCATTTACACGCCTGATCGTGAACTGCCTTTTGCGGGACACCCGACCATCGGTGCTGCTGTTGCCTTGGCGCGCGAAAGCATCGCCGATGGGCTTTCGACCGGGTTGGTTCTTATGGAAGAAAAGATCGGACTTATTCGCGCCGCTGTCCGTGTGGATGGCGAGCAATCGGATCGGGATGGCGGTTTTGCCGAGTTCGATCTGGTGACCAAGCCGACGGAAAAGGAATGGACGCCCGACAAGGATGATGTCGCGCTGGCGCTTGGGTTGGCACCGCAGCAGATCGGCTTTGAAAACCATGTGCCGACTGATTTCGATGGTGGCATGCCCTATTTCTGCGTGCCGGTGCATGATCTGGAGGCGCTGAACAGTGTCCAGCCGAATGGCCCTTTGTTCGCCCAACTTTTCGCTGGCGGTCGGGGTCACGACAGCGTCTATATGTACACCCGTGAAACGGTGGGCGCTGACAGTGCCTTTGCTGCGCGGATGATGTGGCCAGTCGGCGGAGCGGTACGCGAGGATCCGGCAACCGGGTCGGGCGTGTCGTCGCTCGCTGGTGCTATCGTCAAGTTCGATGCACCGATGGAAGGACGCCATCGGTTGGTGATCGAGCAGGGCTTCGCCATGGGCCGGCCCTCACAAATCGAGCTTGAGTTGGAAATGGATGCCGCTGGCGACCTGTCTGCCGCCCGTCTTGGCGGCAATGCGGTGTGTGTCGCCGAGGGCACGCTTTCGCTTTGA
- a CDS encoding ATP-dependent RecD-like DNA helicase → MNLSPQQEDAIKAVRAWFRAPDRPVFRLFGFAGTGKTTLARLIAEDVSGDVQFAAFTGKAAQVLRSKGAENARTIHSLIYRPKGEEADDETGESSPLFSLNRSSPVSKADLVIIDECSMVDEELGRDLLSFGTPILVLGDPGQLPPVSGGGFFTDHEPDVLLTEIHRQARENPIIEMADIVRMGGRLEHGSYGESKVISRSDVEQSEVLEADQVLVGTNKTRRKYNRRLRELKGYAGLLPSQGDKLVCLRNRSEKGLLNGSLWHVASVGRRKGNTLQALVRAEDEGVSQKVRLSAMAFEDPENAPPVPRSMDAFDFGYALTVHKAQGSQWDHIVLFDESWAFKDYRERWLYTAITRAAERLTIVR, encoded by the coding sequence ATGAATCTCTCCCCCCAACAGGAAGACGCGATCAAGGCTGTGCGGGCCTGGTTTCGCGCCCCGGATCGTCCGGTTTTTCGGCTGTTCGGCTTTGCCGGAACGGGCAAAACGACTCTCGCCCGGCTGATTGCTGAAGACGTCTCAGGCGATGTGCAGTTCGCGGCCTTTACGGGCAAAGCAGCGCAGGTTCTGCGCTCCAAGGGCGCGGAGAATGCGCGCACCATTCACTCGCTGATCTACCGACCGAAAGGCGAGGAAGCCGACGACGAGACCGGCGAATCCTCGCCGCTCTTTTCGCTCAATCGATCCTCCCCGGTGTCCAAAGCCGATCTTGTCATCATCGATGAGTGCTCGATGGTAGACGAGGAACTCGGCCGTGATCTGTTGTCGTTCGGCACGCCAATCCTGGTTTTGGGTGATCCAGGGCAATTGCCGCCGGTTTCCGGTGGAGGGTTCTTCACCGACCATGAGCCGGATGTTCTGCTCACCGAAATCCATCGCCAGGCGCGCGAAAACCCGATCATCGAGATGGCCGATATTGTGCGTATGGGCGGGCGGCTGGAGCATGGGTCATACGGCGAGAGCAAAGTGATTAGCCGATCGGATGTTGAGCAAAGCGAGGTCTTGGAGGCCGACCAGGTGCTGGTCGGCACCAACAAGACACGCCGGAAGTACAATCGGCGGCTGCGCGAGTTAAAGGGGTATGCGGGACTGCTTCCCTCTCAGGGCGATAAGCTGGTGTGCCTGCGCAATCGCTCTGAGAAAGGCTTGCTCAATGGCTCGCTCTGGCATGTGGCATCGGTTGGACGGCGCAAGGGCAACACCTTGCAGGCTCTGGTGCGGGCCGAGGATGAGGGCGTCAGCCAAAAGGTACGGCTGTCGGCGATGGCCTTTGAAGACCCAGAGAATGCGCCGCCCGTGCCGCGGTCGATGGATGCATTTGATTTTGGCTACGCGCTGACGGTTCACAAGGCGCAGGGCTCACAGTGGGACCATATCGTGCTCTTCGATGAGAGCTGGGCGTTCAAGGACTATCGCGAGCGCTGGCTTTATACGGCGATTACGAGGGCTGCGGAACGGCTGACAATCGTGCGCTAG
- a CDS encoding mannitol dehydrogenase family protein, which translates to MTRLSAETLNALPQSVEAPAYDRQAVTLGIVHLGIGAFHRAHMASYVDACLPDDPRWGICGVSLRSSATKNALGPQDGLYTLGVQSSQGLTPRIIGAVKDLIVAPESPESVAERLSDPAIRIVSLTVTEKGYCHDPATGRLNADHPDIAHDLTTANFPRTAVGWLAHGLLARKAASIAPFTILSCDNLPSNGQTVRQVLADFLEHKAPDAVDWFASEVTCPSTMVDRIVPATTDEDRVAVDRALGVQDAWPVITEPFTQFVVEDHFTLGRPNWEAHGVTMAEDVEPFERMKLRMLNGSHSTLAYLGYLAGDETVADTMADPSFKRLIGDLMTEEIKPTLSMPPEVDLIAYRDALLERFSNAALKHRTWQIAMDGSQKLPQRLLGTIRDRLDSGQSFDRLALGVAAWMRYALGADEQGNAIDVRDPMADDFAKIPSTNAVETVQAFLGIMQIFGTDLPNEPAFVRTVTDKFAQLQQDGARATISAHASDS; encoded by the coding sequence ATGACCCGCCTGTCCGCGGAAACGCTCAATGCACTGCCACAATCAGTCGAAGCGCCGGCCTATGATCGCCAGGCCGTGACGCTGGGTATCGTCCATCTGGGCATCGGCGCCTTCCACCGGGCCCATATGGCAAGCTATGTCGATGCCTGCCTGCCCGATGATCCGCGCTGGGGTATTTGCGGGGTCAGCCTGCGATCCTCAGCAACCAAAAATGCGCTCGGCCCGCAGGACGGGCTTTACACGCTTGGCGTCCAATCCTCACAAGGACTTACGCCTCGGATTATTGGCGCGGTCAAAGACCTCATCGTCGCCCCGGAAAGCCCTGAAAGCGTGGCCGAGCGTCTGAGTGACCCTGCCATTCGCATTGTTTCCCTGACTGTGACCGAAAAAGGTTACTGCCACGATCCGGCGACCGGACGGCTCAACGCTGACCATCCGGACATCGCGCATGATCTCACAACAGCCAACTTTCCAAGGACGGCCGTCGGATGGTTGGCGCACGGCTTGCTCGCGCGCAAGGCGGCAAGCATCGCGCCGTTTACGATCCTTTCCTGCGATAATTTGCCGTCGAACGGGCAAACGGTACGACAGGTGCTCGCCGACTTCCTGGAACACAAAGCACCGGACGCGGTCGACTGGTTCGCCAGCGAGGTCACCTGCCCGTCAACGATGGTTGACCGCATCGTGCCAGCGACAACGGACGAGGACCGCGTCGCCGTGGATCGCGCCCTTGGCGTGCAAGATGCCTGGCCGGTCATCACGGAGCCGTTCACGCAATTTGTCGTTGAAGACCATTTCACCCTCGGTCGGCCCAACTGGGAAGCGCACGGCGTAACGATGGCCGAGGACGTCGAACCCTTTGAAAGAATGAAGCTTCGCATGCTCAATGGCAGCCATTCGACGCTGGCCTATCTCGGGTACCTTGCAGGCGATGAGACCGTGGCCGATACGATGGCCGACCCGTCCTTTAAACGCTTGATCGGCGACCTTATGACCGAGGAAATCAAGCCGACGCTGTCTATGCCGCCGGAGGTCGATCTGATCGCCTATCGCGACGCGCTGCTTGAGCGATTTTCCAACGCGGCGCTGAAACATCGCACTTGGCAGATCGCCATGGATGGTTCGCAGAAATTGCCACAACGCCTGCTCGGCACCATTCGCGACCGCCTCGATTCAGGCCAGTCGTTTGACCGTCTGGCGCTCGGTGTTGCCGCCTGGATGCGCTACGCCTTGGGTGCCGACGAGCAGGGTAACGCGATCGACGTTCGTGACCCGATGGCCGATGATTTTGCCAAGATACCCTCGACCAATGCCGTTGAGACCGTTCAGGCATTCCTAGGCATTATGCAGATTTTCGGAACTGACCTACCCAACGAACCAGCATTCGTGCGCACGGTGACCGACAAGTTCGCGCAGCTGCAACAGGACGGCGCGCGGGCGACGATCTCCGCGCATGCATCTGACAGTTGA
- a CDS encoding 2-isopropylmalate synthase, whose protein sequence is MSDIDPSHRDYVRIFDTTLRDGEQSPGASMTLEEKLQVAELLEEMGVDIIEAGFPIASNGDFEAVSEIAKRSDGAIIAGLARAINADIDRAGEAVKLAKRGRIHTFVSTSPIHLAHQMRKSEDDVLEIVKSTVARARNLVDDVEWSAMDATRTPIEFLCKCVDEAIKNGATTINLPDTVGYATPEEYKKMFEDIRARLPDADKAVFSVHCHDDLGMAVANSLAGVAGGARQVECTINGLGERAGNAALEEIVMAIRTRGDALPYASAVDPTFLTRASKLVAAVSGFPVQYNKAIVGKNAFAHESGIHQDGMLKNAETYEIMRPEDVGVRETSLVMGKHSGRHAFKEKLVSLGFELGDNAFEDAFNRFKDLADRKKHVYDEDIEALVETEITESRERNHVLALTVIAGTGGPQKAILTMDIDGVHDTREATGTGPVDAVFNAIKLLMPHEASLSLYQVHAVTEGTDAQAEVSVRLEEGGSIVTGRSADADTLVASAKAYVSALNKLAMRRERPPVDVLQAS, encoded by the coding sequence ATGTCAGACATCGATCCATCACACCGCGACTATGTACGCATCTTCGACACCACACTGCGCGATGGCGAGCAATCGCCCGGCGCTTCGATGACGTTGGAAGAGAAGCTGCAGGTCGCCGAACTGCTTGAAGAGATGGGCGTCGATATCATCGAGGCCGGTTTTCCGATCGCTTCCAATGGCGATTTTGAAGCGGTCAGCGAGATCGCCAAGCGCTCCGACGGCGCGATCATCGCCGGTCTGGCGCGCGCCATCAACGCCGACATTGACCGGGCAGGCGAGGCGGTAAAGCTCGCCAAGCGTGGCCGCATCCACACCTTTGTGTCCACTTCGCCGATCCATCTGGCGCACCAGATGCGCAAGAGCGAAGACGATGTGTTGGAAATAGTAAAATCCACTGTCGCCCGCGCTCGCAACTTGGTGGACGATGTGGAGTGGTCGGCGATGGACGCCACCCGCACACCGATTGAGTTTCTCTGCAAGTGCGTGGATGAGGCCATCAAAAACGGCGCAACGACGATCAACCTGCCTGACACGGTCGGGTACGCGACGCCGGAAGAATACAAAAAGATGTTTGAGGACATCCGCGCCCGTCTGCCGGATGCCGACAAAGCGGTCTTCTCCGTCCACTGCCATGATGATCTGGGCATGGCGGTCGCCAACTCGCTGGCTGGCGTAGCTGGCGGTGCCCGCCAGGTGGAATGCACAATCAATGGCCTGGGTGAGCGCGCGGGCAACGCGGCGCTGGAAGAGATCGTGATGGCGATCCGCACCCGCGGTGACGCGCTGCCTTATGCCTCTGCGGTTGATCCAACGTTCCTGACGCGCGCCTCCAAGCTGGTGGCGGCGGTTTCCGGTTTTCCGGTTCAGTACAACAAGGCGATCGTCGGCAAGAACGCTTTCGCCCATGAGTCCGGTATTCACCAGGACGGCATGCTGAAAAACGCCGAGACCTATGAAATCATGCGCCCGGAAGACGTCGGCGTGCGTGAGACAAGCTTGGTGATGGGCAAACATTCAGGCCGCCATGCGTTCAAAGAGAAGCTGGTCTCGCTGGGCTTTGAGCTGGGCGACAACGCCTTTGAGGATGCCTTCAACCGTTTCAAGGACCTCGCCGACCGCAAAAAGCATGTCTATGACGAAGACATTGAGGCGCTGGTGGAAACCGAAATCACCGAAAGCCGCGAGCGTAACCATGTGTTGGCTCTGACCGTGATTGCTGGGACCGGCGGGCCGCAGAAAGCCATTTTGACCATGGACATCGATGGGGTGCACGACACCCGCGAGGCGACAGGGACCGGTCCTGTCGATGCGGTTTTCAACGCCATCAAGCTGTTGATGCCGCATGAGGCGAGCTTGTCGCTTTACCAGGTGCACGCCGTGACCGAGGGCACGGACGCGCAGGCCGAAGTGTCCGTGCGTTTGGAAGAGGGTGGCAGCATTGTCACCGGTCGTTCCGCCGACGCCGACACGCTTGTGGCCTCCGCGAAGGCTTATGTGTCGGCGCTCAACAAGTTGGCCATGCGCCGCGAGCGCCCGCCTGTGGACGTGCTCCAGGCGAGCTGA
- a CDS encoding BA14K family protein, giving the protein MKRFLSLAAVTLLAGSMFAVSVDSADAHNRRGALIAGLIIGGVTATILSSQVHRQYYQPQYYRYQGRQVRFGHGQVWQQHVQYCYGRYRSYNHHTNLFLAYSGHHRHCRSPWIR; this is encoded by the coding sequence ATGAAACGATTTCTTTCACTAGCGGCCGTAACGCTGCTGGCCGGTTCCATGTTTGCGGTATCGGTTGATTCCGCCGACGCTCACAATCGGCGCGGCGCCTTGATCGCCGGTTTGATCATTGGCGGCGTGACAGCAACAATTCTGTCGAGCCAAGTGCATCGGCAATATTACCAGCCGCAATACTATCGCTATCAGGGTCGGCAGGTGCGCTTTGGCCACGGTCAAGTCTGGCAGCAACACGTACAGTATTGCTACGGGCGTTACCGTTCCTACAACCACCATACCAACCTGTTTCTGGCCTATTCCGGGCATCACCGGCACTGCCGGTCGCCTTGGATCCGTTGA
- a CDS encoding TetR/AcrR family transcriptional regulator, with amino-acid sequence MLHFTIERRTEPYSTANSGNPLSIANDNQSADKTATTHESSEFSPRQNAVLAVALEMLVDGGEKALTTAGLAKAANCSKESLYKWFGDRDGILAAIVSYQASKVGGADDRASPSSPEAFKAALTTFAEDLLAVLLSDTSLALNRLSIGQVRGEQARGEKAGLGGVLVEKGKRRIEARAIHLLAHGKHQRFISFDDPVSTYSTLYGLIIGDAHIRALLGDDPQISEDGQKAHAARAVDQFLTLHTNQPL; translated from the coding sequence ATCCTTCATTTTACTATTGAACGCCGTACCGAACCGTACAGTACGGCAAATTCAGGAAATCCCTTGTCCATCGCCAACGACAACCAGTCCGCCGACAAAACGGCCACCACGCATGAGAGCAGCGAGTTCTCGCCGCGCCAGAATGCCGTGCTCGCCGTGGCGTTGGAGATGCTGGTCGATGGCGGCGAAAAGGCACTGACTACGGCCGGTCTCGCCAAAGCGGCCAACTGTTCCAAGGAGAGCCTCTACAAATGGTTCGGCGACCGCGACGGCATACTGGCCGCAATCGTCAGCTATCAGGCGTCCAAGGTTGGTGGCGCAGATGATCGAGCCTCGCCATCCTCGCCGGAAGCCTTCAAGGCCGCACTGACAACCTTTGCCGAAGACTTGCTGGCGGTCCTGCTTTCCGATACCTCGCTGGCGCTTAACCGCCTCTCGATCGGCCAGGTGCGCGGCGAACAAGCGCGCGGAGAAAAGGCCGGTCTGGGCGGCGTTCTGGTCGAAAAGGGTAAGCGCCGGATCGAGGCGCGGGCCATTCATCTGCTCGCCCATGGCAAGCATCAGCGCTTCATCAGTTTCGACGATCCCGTGTCCACCTATTCCACGCTTTACGGTCTCATCATCGGCGATGCGCATATCCGCGCGCTGCTCGGCGATGATCCGCAGATCAGTGAAGACGGCCAGAAAGCGCACGCCGCCCGCGCCGTCGATCAGTTCCTTACCCTACACACCAATCAACCTCTCTAA
- a CDS encoding BA14K family protein, which translates to MKQFAKAGLAALALMICAGLATTSAQAHGMRHYPAHGQLAGGVVVQSRTTIVIQHEVQAVQLMHYAYRGHRYAFGAGPLWSHHLHYCTHRFRSYNPHTNLFLAYSGGYHHCRSPYIQ; encoded by the coding sequence ATGAAACAGTTTGCCAAAGCAGGTCTTGCCGCACTGGCATTGATGATTTGCGCCGGATTGGCGACAACCAGCGCGCAGGCCCATGGCATGCGCCATTACCCGGCCCATGGCCAATTGGCCGGTGGCGTGGTTGTGCAAAGCCGCACAACGATTGTCATCCAGCATGAGGTTCAGGCGGTGCAACTGATGCACTATGCCTATCGCGGCCATCGCTATGCCTTTGGCGCCGGCCCTTTGTGGTCGCACCATTTGCACTACTGCACGCACCGGTTTCGCTCTTACAACCCTCACACTAACCTGTTCCTGGCCTATAGCGGCGGCTATCACCATTGCCGCTCGCCCTACATCCAGTAA